The nucleotide sequence AAACAAAAAATCAAATCCTAGCATTATTAAATGCGGAAGATCAATCAGAACTCATCGATTCATTTTATAAGGATTTAGAATTTGGGACAGGTGGATTGAGAGGCGTAATGGGCGTCGGTTCTAACAGAATGAATGTCTACACAGTAGGTATGGCCACACAAGGCTTGGCCAATTACCTGCTAGCTTGTTTTCCCGGTGAAGAAATAAAAGTAGCCATTACCCATGACTCTAGAATCAATAATACCCTTTTTGCCGATACTACCGCAAATGTGCTAACAGCCAACGGTATAAAAGTGAAGTACTTTAAGGAAATGCGCCCCACTCCCATGCTTTCCTACGCGATCCGTCATTATGGATGTAAAAGCGGGGTAATGATCACCGCTTCTCACAACCCAAAAGAATATAACGGCTATAAAGCATATTGGGAAGATGGAGGCCAAATAGTAGCCCCACATGACAAAAATATTATCACTGAGGTTCAGAAAATCAAATCTATTGATGATGTTAAATGGAACAAAAATGAAAACCTGATCGAATATATTGGTCACGAAATGGACCTTAGTTACCTGAATGATATCAAAAAATTCAGTTTATCTCCCAAAGCCATCCTGAACCAAAGGAATATGCCCATTGTCTTCTCTCCTATCCATGGCGCTTCTGGAAAAATGGTTCCGGCAGCACTCAAGACCTTCGGTTTTGAAAATATCCATGTGGTAAAAGAGCAAGCTGAGCCTGATGGCAACTTTCCCACTGTGGTTTATCCTAATCCTGAAGAGGCTGAAGCGCTCAACCTTTCCCTGAAACTAGGAAAAGAAGTCAATGCAGAACTGGTCCTTGCCTGTGATCCCGATGGAGACAGGTATGCCGCAGCTATCCCTAATGAAAAGGGCGAATTTGAACTGCTGAACGGTAACCAAACAGGCACACTCCTCACCTATTATTTGCTGACCATGTGGAGCAAAAGAGGACATTTTACAGGTGATCAATATATGGTCAATACCATTGTGACCACGGAACTGATCGAAGAAATCTGTAAAGGATTTGGTATACCTTGCTATAGAGTACTTACCGGATTTAAAAATATTGCTGCGGTAATCAGAGAACTGGAAGGCAAAAAAGAATTTATCGGTGGCGGTGAAGAAAGTTATGGATTTTTGGTAGGTGATGCTGTAAGGGACAAAGACGGCGTTTCGGCTTGTGCTACCTTAGCTGAAGTGGTAGCCTATTACAAAGAGCGTGGAATGACATTATTCGACCTATTGGCAGAAATATATCAGGAATATGGATTCTATAAAGAAGCGCTTATCTCCGTAACCAAAAAAGGTAAAGATGGTGCAGAACAAATCCAACAGTTAATGCATGACTTCAGAACCAACAGGCCAGAAACCATCAATGGCATCAAAGTCACCAAGGTCCTAGATGTACTGGAGAGCAAACTCTACAATATTGAAAAAGGCACTACCGAGGAATTAAAACTGGACAAGTCCAATGTAATACAGTTCTACCTAGAAGATGGTAGTAAAATTTCCGCAAGACCTTCCGGTACTGAACCTAAAATCAAATATTATATTTCGGTAAATGAACACCTTCCAAATCGCGATGCTTACAGAGCTGTGGAAGCATCTTTGGTTAAAAAAATAGAAGGTTTGAAAAAATTCTTTGAATAAAGAGGTATAGACCAATAGCTATAAATAGAAAGGCCCAAATATGAGGCCTTTCTTATTTTTCATATATAACATCATATAATACCAATCCTGTAGGCAATGCTTTGCGGCTTATAGGCCCTATTTCCAATTCACCCTTCAGTGCATTTTCTAATTCCTCCAATTTCATCTTTCCTTTCCCCAGATCATAAAGTGCTCCCATCATTATCCTCACCTGATTTCTCAAAAAACCTTTTCCCCGTACACGAAAGCAATAATTGGGTGCACACAATTCCCAAGAACTATCAGGACTCTCTAATTCATCTATTACTGCAAGATCAATAAACCTCTTGAAAATGGTTTCAGGCTTTGGCTTTGTACAAAAGTTTCTGAAATCACGCGTCCCTTCAAACAACTTGGCTCCTTCCCTCATGAGTGCAACATCCAACTTTTCAGGAAAAACAACTGTAAAAGGAGCCGAAAATGGATGAGGCTTGGTTCCATATGAAAAGTAAAACCGGTATTCCTTCTCCACCACATCTTGGATGACATTGAACTGTGGGCCGACTTCCCCAGCCGAAAGCAGTCGAATATCGTCTGGCAAAAAAGTGTTGCAGCTTTTTAATGTCTTTTGAAGATCTTCAATGGGCTCTGCAGAAAAAAGCTCAAAGGCTCCATTGAGGCAAGACACCCCAGTGTCCGTTCTTCCAGAACCCAAAATATTGAATTCCTCTATCCCCAAAGCCCCCTTAAAGGCCCTTTGGAGCATTTCCTGAACGGTTTTTACGCCAGGTTGCTTTTGCCAACCATGGTATCTAAAACCTAAATATTGTACCCGAAATAAATAAGTATAGGGTTTACTTTTCATGAATTAATTCCAAAATTTCTGCTGAGGGATCGAAGGTAATCATTTCCACCACAAAATTGAACTTTACCTTTTCTTCCATAAGCTATCTGTAAAAAATTCATGATCATCCTGAAAGTTATGGATGATCTCAAAGCCACATTCTTCGGCAAGCTGGTTCAATTCTTCCTTATCATACTTTTTGGAAACCTCCGTATGAATGGCTTCCGCTCTTTTAAAGTGAAAAGTTGCTGCTAAAGCATCCACGCGTACTTCTTGATCAGCTAAGCTGACCAAGTAGCTTCGACATTCTCCATTGACAGGATTATACACCGGCCAATGTTTAAATTTGCTCAGGTCAAAATCTCCTCCTAATTCCTTATTAATCCTTGTTAAGATATTAAGGTTAAAGTCTCTGGTAACTCCTTGGCTGTCATCGTAAGCTCCAAGAATTAATTCTGGGTCTTTCTTTAGATCAAACCCTATCAAAGCAAAATCACCCGAACCTAAAGTCGCTGCCATCAACTTTAATATTTCCTTGGCCTCTTCAAGTACAAAATTGCCTATATTTGCTCCCAAGAAGAGTAAAAGAGTCCGCCGCTTATGATCCCAGAGCTGCCCGGCCAAGGCATTTCTATAAATATCTTGAATTGGATGTACTTGAATTCTTTCAAACTTATCCCTTAGACTTTGCTTCAGATGTGCCAAAACATTTCCTGAAATATCTATGGGGTAGTAAGTATAAGCTGCTTTTTCCGACTCCAAATATTCAATCAGGATTTTTGTCTTAAATCCATCACCTGCCCCCAGTTCTACTAAATTAAATTCATGCTGCATCTCCAATATGGGCGCTAAAATAGAGGCGTAATTATGGTGGAGAATTGAAA is from Echinicola marina and encodes:
- a CDS encoding tRNA pseudouridine synthase A, translated to MKSKPYTYLFRVQYLGFRYHGWQKQPGVKTVQEMLQRAFKGALGIEEFNILGSGRTDTGVSCLNGAFELFSAEPIEDLQKTLKSCNTFLPDDIRLLSAGEVGPQFNVIQDVVEKEYRFYFSYGTKPHPFSAPFTVVFPEKLDVALMREGAKLFEGTRDFRNFCTKPKPETIFKRFIDLAVIDELESPDSSWELCAPNYCFRVRGKGFLRNQVRIMMGALYDLGKGKMKLEELENALKGELEIGPISRKALPTGLVLYDVIYEK
- a CDS encoding phospho-sugar mutase; this translates as MTDASIKIKAQSWLESNIDQETKNQILALLNAEDQSELIDSFYKDLEFGTGGLRGVMGVGSNRMNVYTVGMATQGLANYLLACFPGEEIKVAITHDSRINNTLFADTTANVLTANGIKVKYFKEMRPTPMLSYAIRHYGCKSGVMITASHNPKEYNGYKAYWEDGGQIVAPHDKNIITEVQKIKSIDDVKWNKNENLIEYIGHEMDLSYLNDIKKFSLSPKAILNQRNMPIVFSPIHGASGKMVPAALKTFGFENIHVVKEQAEPDGNFPTVVYPNPEEAEALNLSLKLGKEVNAELVLACDPDGDRYAAAIPNEKGEFELLNGNQTGTLLTYYLLTMWSKRGHFTGDQYMVNTIVTTELIEEICKGFGIPCYRVLTGFKNIAAVIRELEGKKEFIGGGEESYGFLVGDAVRDKDGVSACATLAEVVAYYKERGMTLFDLLAEIYQEYGFYKEALISVTKKGKDGAEQIQQLMHDFRTNRPETINGIKVTKVLDVLESKLYNIEKGTTEELKLDKSNVIQFYLEDGSKISARPSGTEPKIKYYISVNEHLPNRDAYRAVEASLVKKIEGLKKFFE
- the egtD gene encoding L-histidine N(alpha)-methyltransferase, translating into MEFILKEKGEFALDVQSGLSAPNKYLLSKYFYDHRGDELFQKIMQLPEYYLTRTEFSILHHNYASILAPILEMQHEFNLVELGAGDGFKTKILIEYLESEKAAYTYYPIDISGNVLAHLKQSLRDKFERIQVHPIQDIYRNALAGQLWDHKRRTLLLFLGANIGNFVLEEAKEILKLMAATLGSGDFALIGFDLKKDPELILGAYDDSQGVTRDFNLNILTRINKELGGDFDLSKFKHWPVYNPVNGECRSYLVSLADQEVRVDALAATFHFKRAEAIHTEVSKKYDKEELNQLAEECGFEIIHNFQDDHEFFTDSLWKKR